One Amblyomma americanum isolate KBUSLIRL-KWMA chromosome 8, ASM5285725v1, whole genome shotgun sequence DNA window includes the following coding sequences:
- the LOC144100769 gene encoding uncharacterized protein LOC144100769 isoform X1, whose protein sequence is MSRPGPARAGPQTSQSAFCNGCVSCVYIEHCVCVVCLRLWRSAIFVVKIRKRTHLLSGVEWLVRSTMPNSCCVTGCRSGGKSNDEKVSLFRFPSDPKRREQWKCALFRGQVGGFSLGSPHVRVCEKHFDPADIVRHDERIVNGDIVTLWRTKPKLNPDAVPKPSNVLQGFSSKSKARSRPPGKRRRVAADACGAADAEDNSRPSTDETAGVANSGGEQNTRLTVNKACQTISPLQNCELEELKSELRSTKRKLRHCQQKLAKVTAHANELSQFVDCFQKLSDTEKLILDQCLMKAHAKSTKDARCSPA, encoded by the exons ATGTCACGGCCCGGGCCTGCCCGAGCCGGGCCTCAAACAAGCCAAAGCGCCTTTTGTAATGGTTGTGTCAGTTGTGTTTACATTGAgcactgtgtttgtgttgtttgcTTGAGGCTTTGGCGCTCCGCGATATTCGTTGTCAAAATACGTAAACGTACGCATTTGCTCTCGGGCGTCGAGTGGCTCGTACGGTCAACAATGCCTAACTCTTGTTGTGTGACGGGCTGTCGTTCGGGGGGCAAGAGTAACGACGAAAAGGTATCGCTGTTTCGTTTCCCTTCTGACCCCAAACGGCGCGAACAGTGGAAATGCGCCCTTTTTCGAGGGCAAGTTGGCGGTTTTTCTCTCGGCTCGCCGCACGTGCGtgtttgcgagaaacattttgaccCCGCGGACATCGTACGCCACGACGAGCGCATAGTGAATGGTGACATTGTTACGCTGTGGCGCACAAAGCCAAAGTTGAATCCCGACGCTGTGCCGAAGCCGTCAAATGTGCTCCAAGGGTTCTCATCCAAGTCGAAAGCACGTTCTCGGCCACCAGGAAAGCGACGCCGTGTCGCAGCGGATGCCTGCGGAGCAGCCGACGCAGAGGATAACTCGCGCCCGAGCACTGACGAAACTGCCGGAGTAGCCAACAGTG gtggtgaGCAAAATACACGTCTAACCGTCAACAAAGCCTGCCAGACTATAAGTCCATTGCAAAACTGCGAACTGGAGGAACTGAAGTCAGAGCTTCGCTCCACTAAGCGGAAACTTCGCCACTGCCAGCAGAAGCTTGCCAAAGTTACAGCACATGCAAACGAACTTAGCCAATTTGTGGACTGCTTTCAGAAGCTTTCGGACACGGAAAAGTTGATCCTCGACCAGTGCCTGATGAAGGCACATGCAAAGTCCACAAAAGATGCGCG GTGTTCTCCTGCTTGA
- the LOC144100769 gene encoding uncharacterized protein LOC144100769 isoform X3 translates to MYADLEDTFDVSSQRVATTPVHKASRRLRGLQPEFVQLTAPVRAMTSTAASQTSQHSGNALPFVLHAPRSPPPFHVDRFEDVEGWLASFDRVAGFNEWDGERKLRNVYFVLQDSAKTWFENHDALPHGRLFVKSC, encoded by the coding sequence atgtacgctgacctcgaggacacctttgacgtcagctctcaacgcgtggctacaacaccagtccacaaggcgagccgccgcctgcgaggcctacaacccgagttcgtccaactgacagcgccggtaagggccatgacatccaccgcggctagccagacaagtcagcactccgggaatgccttgccatttgtccttcacgcacctcgatcaccgccaccgttccacgtggacaggttcgaggacgtcgaaggctggttggccagctttgaccgagtggcgggttttaacgagtgggacggcgagcgcaagctgcgcaacgtctactttgtgctgcaggactcggccaaaacgtggtttgagaaccacgatgCTTTACCACATGGGAGGCTTTTCGTcaagagctgctag
- the LOC144100769 gene encoding uncharacterized protein LOC144100769 isoform X2 has product MSRPGPARAGPQTSQSAFCNGCVSCVYIEHCVCVVCLRLWRSAIFVVKIRKRTHLLSGVEWLVRSTMPNSCCVTGCRSGGKSNDEKVSLFRFPSDPKRREQWKCALFRGQVGGFSLGSPHVRVCEKHFDPADIVRHDERIVNGDIVTLWRTKPKLNPDAVPKPSNVLQGFSSKSKARSRPPGKRRRVAADACGAADAEDNSRPSTDETAGVANSGGEQNTRLTVNKACQTISPLQNCELEELKSELRSTKRKLRHCQQKLAKVTAHANELSQFVDCFQKLSDTEKLILDQCLMKAHAKSTKDARCSGN; this is encoded by the exons ATGTCACGGCCCGGGCCTGCCCGAGCCGGGCCTCAAACAAGCCAAAGCGCCTTTTGTAATGGTTGTGTCAGTTGTGTTTACATTGAgcactgtgtttgtgttgtttgcTTGAGGCTTTGGCGCTCCGCGATATTCGTTGTCAAAATACGTAAACGTACGCATTTGCTCTCGGGCGTCGAGTGGCTCGTACGGTCAACAATGCCTAACTCTTGTTGTGTGACGGGCTGTCGTTCGGGGGGCAAGAGTAACGACGAAAAGGTATCGCTGTTTCGTTTCCCTTCTGACCCCAAACGGCGCGAACAGTGGAAATGCGCCCTTTTTCGAGGGCAAGTTGGCGGTTTTTCTCTCGGCTCGCCGCACGTGCGtgtttgcgagaaacattttgaccCCGCGGACATCGTACGCCACGACGAGCGCATAGTGAATGGTGACATTGTTACGCTGTGGCGCACAAAGCCAAAGTTGAATCCCGACGCTGTGCCGAAGCCGTCAAATGTGCTCCAAGGGTTCTCATCCAAGTCGAAAGCACGTTCTCGGCCACCAGGAAAGCGACGCCGTGTCGCAGCGGATGCCTGCGGAGCAGCCGACGCAGAGGATAACTCGCGCCCGAGCACTGACGAAACTGCCGGAGTAGCCAACAGTG gtggtgaGCAAAATACACGTCTAACCGTCAACAAAGCCTGCCAGACTATAAGTCCATTGCAAAACTGCGAACTGGAGGAACTGAAGTCAGAGCTTCGCTCCACTAAGCGGAAACTTCGCCACTGCCAGCAGAAGCTTGCCAAAGTTACAGCACATGCAAACGAACTTAGCCAATTTGTGGACTGCTTTCAGAAGCTTTCGGACACGGAAAAGTTGATCCTCGACCAGTGCCTGATGAAGGCACATGCAAAGTCCACAAAAGATGCGCG GTGCAGTGGGAACTAG